The Dyadobacter subterraneus genome window below encodes:
- the rimK gene encoding 30S ribosomal protein S6--L-glutamate ligase yields the protein MKIAVLSTNPDLYSTKRLVEAIKKKGHQAVVIDHVKCFVMIEGGKPTVIYKGKAIKGIDAIIPRIGTSVNAFGCAVVRQFELMKVFTTVKSQAILRSRDKLRSMQVLAKSGVDIPKTVFAKNPAQVTELINMVGGPPVVIKLLEGTQGVGVVLAETTKAAKSTIEAFYGLRANFLIQEFIAESKGADIRAFVIGNKVVAAMKRQGHEGDFRSNLHRGGEGFAVELSPEEERTAIAAAKALGVRIAGVDLLQSERGPLVMEVNSSPGLKGIEEISGIDVASLIVAYIEEKIITDEGDTVGV from the coding sequence ATGAAAATCGCCGTATTATCCACCAATCCTGACCTTTACTCAACGAAGCGTCTGGTGGAGGCAATCAAAAAGAAAGGTCACCAGGCTGTGGTTATTGACCACGTCAAGTGCTTTGTCATGATTGAAGGAGGAAAACCAACTGTCATTTATAAAGGAAAAGCGATAAAAGGAATCGATGCGATCATTCCAAGAATCGGGACTTCCGTGAATGCTTTTGGCTGTGCTGTTGTGAGACAGTTTGAATTGATGAAAGTTTTTACAACCGTAAAATCTCAGGCGATTTTGCGGTCGCGTGATAAATTGCGCAGTATGCAGGTACTTGCGAAATCGGGCGTAGATATTCCAAAAACTGTTTTTGCCAAAAATCCTGCCCAGGTTACCGAGCTGATCAATATGGTAGGCGGCCCTCCGGTTGTTATCAAATTGCTGGAAGGGACTCAGGGAGTTGGCGTAGTATTGGCGGAAACAACCAAAGCTGCCAAATCCACGATTGAAGCTTTCTACGGATTACGTGCCAATTTCCTCATCCAGGAATTTATAGCCGAATCCAAAGGTGCAGACATTCGTGCTTTTGTGATTGGAAATAAAGTGGTCGCAGCAATGAAACGTCAGGGACATGAAGGTGATTTCCGTTCCAATCTGCACCGTGGCGGTGAAGGTTTTGCCGTGGAATTATCGCCGGAAGAAGAACGTACCGCTATCGCAGCTGCCAAAGCATTAGGTGTAAGAATTGCCGGAGTTGATTTATTACAATCAGAACGCGGACCGTTGGTGATGGAAGTAAATTCTTCACCCGGATTAAAAGGTATCGAGGAAATCAGCGGGATCGATGTTGCCTCTTTGATTGTTGCCTATATTGAAGAGAAAATTATTACGGATGAAGGGGATACGGTTGGGGTTTAG
- the hemC gene encoding hydroxymethylbilane synthase codes for MHIKIGTRGSKLALWQAYYVEDLLQKGGVTTEIVIIETKGDKILDRSLSKIGSKGVFTQELEDQLRSGDIDIAVHSAKDLQSHLDDDFELIAFTEREHANDVLVSHNTTLSLGSGEPFVVGTSSTRRIAVLKHYYPHIKIVDMRGNLQTRFRKLEEGQCDALLLAYAGVHRMEYDGSIAEHLLLDEFTPAVGQGSVAIENSVSLSQEKKDTLKKLLNHEQTEICLRTERAFLKRLQGGCSIPVFALAILNHDEITISGGIISLDGQELIRRSESGSSAFPEELGTALADELLEAGADRILKDIKTQNGTL; via the coding sequence ATGCATATTAAAATAGGAACACGCGGTAGTAAATTGGCTCTTTGGCAGGCATATTATGTTGAAGATCTGCTCCAAAAAGGAGGTGTTACTACCGAAATCGTTATTATAGAGACAAAAGGTGATAAAATACTGGATCGCTCTTTATCTAAAATAGGAAGCAAAGGCGTTTTCACACAGGAACTGGAAGATCAGCTTAGAAGCGGTGATATTGATATCGCTGTGCACAGTGCAAAAGATCTTCAATCGCATTTGGATGATGATTTTGAATTAATTGCTTTCACAGAAAGAGAACATGCCAATGATGTTTTGGTAAGCCATAATACAACTCTTTCCCTTGGCAGCGGAGAACCTTTTGTAGTCGGAACTTCATCCACCAGAAGAATTGCTGTTCTGAAACATTATTATCCCCATATCAAAATCGTTGATATGCGTGGCAATTTGCAAACACGTTTTCGTAAGCTTGAAGAAGGACAATGTGATGCTTTGCTTTTGGCTTATGCCGGCGTTCACCGCATGGAATATGACGGATCAATTGCTGAACATTTGCTGCTTGACGAATTTACACCTGCCGTTGGACAGGGAAGTGTGGCCATAGAAAATTCAGTTTCTCTCTCGCAGGAGAAAAAAGATACTTTAAAAAAATTGCTTAATCATGAACAGACAGAAATCTGTTTAAGGACTGAAAGAGCATTTTTGAAACGTTTACAAGGCGGTTGCAGTATCCCTGTTTTTGCTTTGGCGATTTTAAACCATGATGAAATCACAATTTCAGGCGGAATTATAAGTCTTGATGGTCAGGAATTAATCCGCCGTTCAGAAAGCGGATCAAGCGCATTCCCGGAAGAATTGGGTACTGCCCTGGCGGACGAATTACTTGAAGCCGGAGCTGACAGAATTTTAAAAGATATTAAGACACAAAACGGTACTTTGTAA
- a CDS encoding ATP-dependent zinc protease family protein yields the protein MKKKIELIGATDIVDLPELGWYHVPVRVDSGATTSAIHCARVRLIKEGEHERLCFYLDAKRGAPEQSFTVSDFKETVVRNSSGKEEKRYVIKTQITIFGRKIRTEFSLANRKKMSYPILLGRKLLKGRFIVDVSQKDLSAKQNADKIRHKKNPDTEANPTRLIH from the coding sequence ATGAAAAAAAAAATTGAGCTTATCGGCGCAACCGATATTGTAGATTTACCAGAACTTGGATGGTATCACGTTCCCGTTCGCGTTGATTCGGGAGCAACCACTTCCGCCATTCATTGTGCACGTGTGAGACTGATCAAAGAAGGTGAACATGAAAGATTATGTTTTTACCTTGATGCAAAAAGAGGGGCGCCTGAACAATCTTTTACTGTGAGCGATTTCAAGGAAACCGTTGTCAGAAATTCTTCCGGAAAGGAGGAAAAACGATATGTAATTAAAACGCAGATCACCATTTTCGGCAGAAAAATACGTACCGAGTTTTCATTAGCTAACCGTAAAAAGATGAGCTATCCGATATTGCTCGGAAGAAAATTACTAAAAGGGCGTTTTATCGTTGACGTATCACAAAAAGATCTTTCCGCCAAACAAAATGCTGACAAAATCAGGCACAAAAAGAATCCTGATACTGAGGCCAACCCTACTCGCTTAATCCACTAG
- the holB gene encoding DNA polymerase III subunit delta': MLFKDIPGLAPIKSTLIRSVQTSHLAHALLFDGASGGGGLALALAFATYINCENRSEEDACGVCASCAKMNKLIHPDFHSIFPIATSKKISGNTSEAFLPLWRTFLLETPYRVLPEWLDFITAENKQGNISVEEARGILKKLSVKSYEGEYKILLIWKPEIMNASSANALLKILEEPPYKTLFLLVSDQSDRLLTTIISRTQRVAVPAFSDEEVRQFLKQQSISEAVANQITYLCDGNLSEALRLVNETSDDRSAWFAEWMRYCYRYDVASLVRLADAFDGMNKEKQKGLFEYALRLFRDMLVWSQGAAELLRVPQEELTFVQNFSKAVNFDALENMVQEVNVAYYHIERNVRAKMVFLDLSLTIAPFFQRR; encoded by the coding sequence GTGCTTTTTAAAGACATTCCAGGACTGGCGCCTATTAAATCTACATTGATTCGTTCTGTGCAAACAAGCCATTTGGCCCATGCATTGCTGTTCGATGGTGCAAGCGGAGGCGGAGGATTGGCATTGGCACTGGCATTTGCGACCTATATAAATTGTGAAAACCGGAGCGAGGAAGATGCCTGTGGCGTTTGTGCTTCCTGCGCAAAAATGAATAAATTAATCCACCCGGATTTCCATTCTATTTTTCCGATTGCTACTTCTAAAAAGATAAGCGGAAATACCAGTGAAGCTTTTCTACCACTTTGGCGTACATTTTTGCTCGAAACGCCTTACCGAGTTTTACCTGAATGGCTGGATTTTATAACTGCTGAAAACAAGCAGGGAAACATTTCAGTGGAAGAAGCCAGGGGAATCCTAAAAAAACTTTCTGTTAAATCTTACGAGGGAGAATATAAAATTCTCTTAATATGGAAGCCGGAAATCATGAATGCTTCTTCGGCAAATGCATTGCTGAAAATTCTTGAAGAGCCGCCATATAAAACACTTTTCCTGTTGGTAAGTGACCAATCTGACCGATTGTTGACTACCATCATTTCAAGAACACAACGCGTTGCCGTTCCTGCTTTTTCGGATGAAGAAGTTCGTCAGTTTTTGAAACAACAATCTATCAGTGAGGCCGTAGCAAACCAGATTACTTATCTTTGTGATGGAAATTTATCTGAAGCGCTGCGTCTTGTTAATGAAACTTCTGATGACCGGTCTGCGTGGTTTGCTGAATGGATGCGGTATTGTTACAGATACGACGTGGCTAGCCTTGTAAGACTGGCTGATGCTTTTGATGGTATGAACAAAGAAAAGCAAAAAGGGCTTTTCGAATATGCTCTAAGGCTTTTCCGTGATATGCTGGTATGGAGCCAGGGAGCTGCGGAGCTATTGCGGGTTCCGCAGGAAGAACTTACTTTCGTGCAGAATTTTTCAAAAGCAGTTAATTTCGACGCTTTGGAAAATATGGTTCAGGAAGTGAACGTTGCTTATTACCACATAGAACGAAACGTCAGGGCAAAAATGGTTTTTCTTGATTTATCATTGACTATTGCGCCATTTTTTCAACGCAGATGA